The Streptomyces sp. NBC_00286 nucleotide sequence GCCCATTCGGCGAGGTTTCCGCGCAGCGTCTGCGAGGGGATCGCGAGCACCGTGAAGTCGGCGTCGCGGGCCGCCTCGGCCGCGTCCGTGGTGGCGCGGAGGTTCTCCGGGAGTTCGATGCCCGGCAGGTAGTCGGGGTTCGTACGTGTGGAGTTGACCGCTTCGGCGAGTTCGGCCCGCCGTCCCCACAGGGTCACCTCGCATCCGGCGTCGGCGAGCACCATGGCGAAGGCCGTGCCCCACGATCCGGTCCCGAAGACGGCCGCCCTGACGGGCTTGCCGGATGTCGTCACTTGCCGTGCCCCTCTTCCTGTTCTGCCTTTTCGTGTGGCCGCGTCTCATGTGCCCGCGCCCTGCGCCGCTGCTCGATGCGCACCTGTTTCGGGTCGTACGGCGTCCTGGGTGCCGTCTCGCCGCGGATCACCTCCAGCTGTGCGGTGATCGCCGCCATGATGACCTCGGTGGCCTCCTTCAGGAGCTCCGGGGTCATCTCCTTGTCGTAGAAGCGCGACAGATCCACCGGGGGGCCCGCGAGCACGTGATGGGTCTTGCGGGGAAGGATGTTGAGTTTCTTCGCGTACGGCGGCAGCAGCAGGTTGGCTCCCCACTGGGCGACCGGAATCACCGGGCACTTGGTCTGCAGTGCGACGCGTGCGGCACCGGTCTTGCCGGTCATCGGCCACTGGCCGGGATCGCGCGTAATGGTGCCCTCCGGATAGAAGGCGACGCACTCCCCGCGTTCCACCGCGGCGATTGCGGCCCGGAAGGCGCTCAACGCGTCGGTGCTCTCGCGGTACACGGGAATCTGTCCGGTGCCTCGCATCGCGGCTCCGATGAATCCCTTTTTGAAAAGCCCCGCCTTCGCCAGAAAACGCGGAACGCGCCCGGTGTTGTACTGATAATGCGCGTACGCGAACGGATCCAGATGAGAATTGTGGTTCACCGCGGTGATAAATCCGCCCTCGGCCGGAATGTTCTCCATTCCACGCCAATCCCGCTTGACCAGAACCACCAGGGGTGGTTTGCAGAGGACCGCTGCGAAGCGGTACCAGAAGCCGATTCTGCGGCGGGTCACGCGGACACCTTCCTCTAGGGCCTGGTGGGGGCCGCACAAGTGTCGCTCCAGGCCGACGGTCTGTCGAGAACACGTTACGCCCGCCCGTCTCCCACCCCCGCCCTTGCAAGGAGCTTCGCACCCCCTCACCTGGAGACCAGCCCCGCCAGGGTGTCCGGCTCATCGTCCAGGTCACAATGGGCGCGACAAGAGAGGGACGGATCTCCGGTGCAGTGGACCTTGGTCATACCCCTGAAAGCCCTCACGCGGGCGAAGAGCAGGCTCTCGGACACCGCCGCCGACGGACTGCGCCCGGGGCTCGCCCTCGCCTTCGCGCAGGACACCGTGGCGGCGGCCCTCGCCTGCGCCGCGGTACGCGATGTGGCGGTCGTCACGGACGATGTGCTGGCCGGCCGTGAACTGGCCGCGCTGGGCGCCCGGATCGTCCCGGACGAGCCCGCGGGCGGCCTGAACGCCGCCCTCACACACGGGGCGTCGCTCGTACGCTCCCAAAGCCCCGAAAGCCCCCTGGCGGCCCTGAACGCCGATCTCCCCGCACTGCGCCCCCTGGAATTGGCCCGCGTCCTCGACGCGGCCGCCGAATTCCCCCGCGCTTTTCTCGCGGACGCCGCCGGAACCGGCACGACTCTGCTGGCCGCGTCCGCGGACCGCGAATTGCTCCCCATGTTCGGCCCGGATTCCCGCACCCGGCACCGGGCCTCGGGTGCCGCGGAACTCCCCCTGGACGCAGTGGATTCCGTACGCCAGGACGTGGACACCGGCGACGATCTGCGAGCGGCTCTGGCCCTGGGCGTGGGGCCGCGCACGGCGGCGGCGGTCGCCGAGCTGAACGTCGCCTAGGGTTGGCCTCATGCAAGCGACCGCGTACACGTACGACCCCGAGACCCGTAGCGGTCAGGTGCTGCTCGACGACGGCACCCCGGTGCCCTTCGACGGCCCGGCGTTCGAGGCGGGCGGGCTCAGGCTGCTCAGGCCGGGGCAGCGGGTGCGGATCGAGACGGAGGGCGAGGGGGACGCGCGCCGGATCACTCTGGTCACGCTGCAGACCCTCTGAAGCCCCTTGAACAGCCCGTGAAGACCCCCCTC carries:
- a CDS encoding lysophospholipid acyltransferase family protein gives rise to the protein MTRRRIGFWYRFAAVLCKPPLVVLVKRDWRGMENIPAEGGFITAVNHNSHLDPFAYAHYQYNTGRVPRFLAKAGLFKKGFIGAAMRGTGQIPVYRESTDALSAFRAAIAAVERGECVAFYPEGTITRDPGQWPMTGKTGAARVALQTKCPVIPVAQWGANLLLPPYAKKLNILPRKTHHVLAGPPVDLSRFYDKEMTPELLKEATEVIMAAITAQLEVIRGETAPRTPYDPKQVRIEQRRRARAHETRPHEKAEQEEGHGK
- the cofC gene encoding 2-phospho-L-lactate guanylyltransferase, translating into MQWTLVIPLKALTRAKSRLSDTAADGLRPGLALAFAQDTVAAALACAAVRDVAVVTDDVLAGRELAALGARIVPDEPAGGLNAALTHGASLVRSQSPESPLAALNADLPALRPLELARVLDAAAEFPRAFLADAAGTGTTLLAASADRELLPMFGPDSRTRHRASGAAELPLDAVDSVRQDVDTGDDLRAALALGVGPRTAAAVAELNVA